From the genome of Methanothrix soehngenii GP6:
GAGAGCCGAGGAAGAATATGACCATAATTGTGCTCAATTTCAAGACCTACCGTGAGTCTACAGGCCCGGAGGCTCTGCGCCTGGCCGAGATCTGCGAGGATATCGCCAGGGACTATTCTGTGCAGATGATAGTGGCACCCCAGACGGCAGACATCCATGCCATATCTCGTGAGGTAAAAATTCCGGTCTACGCCCAGCATGTGGATGGCGTTGGCTATGGCGGCTTTACCGGCCATGTGACCGCCGCTTCCATAAAAGCAGCAGGTGCGAGAGGTTCACTCATAAACCACTCGGAGAGAAGGATCAAGCTGGCCGATATGGAAGCCTCCCTCTCCGCCTGCCGGGATCTTGGCCTCGCGAGCATCATCTGCACCAACAACGTGGCCACCACCAGGGCTGCGGCAGCTCTTGAACCTGATTATGTGGCAGTGGAGCCTCCAGAGCTCATAGGAAGCGGAATTCCGGTATCCAAGGCCAATCCCAACGTGGTTAGCGATTCTGTCAGCGCGGTCAAGAAAATCGCCCCTCGTGTGGGGGTCCTTTGCGGCGCGGGGATAACCCATGGCGAGGATCTGAGAAGCGCTCTGGACCTGGGATCGGAGGGCGTCTTGCTGGCATCGGGAATCATTAAAGCCAAGGATCAGCGTCAGGCTTTAGAGGATCTTGTGACTGGGGCAAAATAGATGATGTCGGTGCACGTCAGGGTTTCTGGCCGGGTGCAGGGTGTTTATTATCGCGCCTATACCCGTGACCGAGCCAAATCCCTGGGAATCAATGGATGGGTGCGAAATATTCCCGGGGGCGGAGTGGAGGCGGTGCTGGAGGGAGAGAGACGACAGGTGGGGGAGCTGCTCAAGGCTATGAAGTCCGGGCCTTCCGGTTCTGTGGTCCTGGGTATGGAGCTCTCGGAGATCGAGGCCAAAGGCTATAATGACTTTGAAATAAAATATTAAAATGGATGTGATTTATTGCTTACCGTCAACAGATACAAGTGCTGCTACTGTGGTGCCTGCGTCAGCGTATGCCCGACATGTGCCCTGGAGCTGGTGGAGACCTGGCTGGAGATTTCCGCAGACTGCAAAGAGTGCGGCATCTGCACCAAGATATGTCCGGTGGGAGCGCTAGAGGTCGAGGCATGAAGTGCGATGTGATAGTGGTTGGAGCGGGCCCGGGTGGCTCCATGGCCGCGAAAACGGCAGCAGCAGCCGGCCTGAATGTGGTCATGCTGGAGAAGCGCCAGGAGATCGGCGATCCTGTTCGCTGCGCTGAGGGGGTGGGCAAGAGGGCCTTATGCAAGATGGTCAAGCCAGAGCCGGAGTGGATCGCCTCTGAGGTGAAGGGCGCCAAGATCTACTCTCCAGACGGAAGCAGCATAGTCATGTCCGAGGACCGGAGCGGGAGCGAGGTTGGCTACGTTCTGGAGAGAAAGGTCTTCGACCGGGCTCTGGCTATGCAAGCCGCCCGCGCCGGGGCCCGAGTGCTGGTCAAGACTCGCGCTGCCAGCCTTCTGATGAATGATGGTGTTCCCTATGGCGTTAATGCCATTCAAGTGGGAGATCCTCTGAAAATCGAAGCCCCGATCATCATCGGTGCGGATGGCGTAGAGTCAAAGGTAGGCCGTTGGGCGGGTATTGACACCACGCTCAACCTCAAGGACATCGAATCCTGCGCCCAGTTTCTGGTATTGGATCCGGGAATCGATGATGACTACACCAAGTTCTACTTGGGAAACAGCATTGCTCCTTCAGGGTACGCCTGGTCCTTTCCCAAAGGGGAGAAGCTGGCCAACGTCGGCCTGGGAGTTCTTGGAAGCCGATCCAGGCCCGGTGAAGCCATCCGTCTGCTGCGGGAATTTACAAAAAAGCACTTTCCCAATGGCAAGATAGTGGAGATGGTGGTGGGCGGAGATCCCTGCTCCGGGCCCATCCAGTCGGCCACTGCCCACGGCGTTATGCTGGTCGGAGATGCCGCCCGCCAGACCGATCCACTGACTGGAGGGGGGATTCTCAATGCCATGGAGGCAGGAGTCATCGCCGGAGAGGTGGCAGCAAAAGCAATTGCCGCAGGCAACGTCGCGAGAGAGGGGCTTCGAGAGTATGAGGAACGCTGGCGAGAGGGCATAGGCAGGCACCTGGCTCGCAGCCTGGAGTTCAAGGAGTTCTTCGTAAAGCTGACCGACAAAGATCTCAATATGCTGATCGGTTCCCTGGCAAAGGAGGACATATCCAAATTGGATCTGCCTGGCCTCTTGCGGGTGCTCTTCCGGTTGAATCCCAAGCTTCTCTGGGAGTTGCGCCACCTCGTAACATAGTTGCCAGGCTCCAAAGGATCTGGATTCTGAATATGGCTTTGGCTTATTCCAGGGTGGAGGTGCCATCTGCCTTCTTTGGCAGCCTCTCCAGGTCAAAGCCGATTTTTATCTTCTCTTTATCCGCATCGAGCTTCACCACGCCCATATGGAAGATGTAGCGCATGGTCCGGCGGCCATCGGGGATGCGCAATTTATGCTCCCGGCGGAGGATCATGGCGCTGGCGGACTGCAGTGCCGGGCCGCTCTGCAAAAACAGCAGTCCGGGTAGGTTGAGCCGCTGGTGGCCAGTGGTCGGATATCTCTCATCCATCAGCTCTGCCAGTTCTTCGCGACGGATCTCGACGATTTCATCGCTGCTTTTGACAACGATCTGACTCTCGTCGGCATGCACCTCATCTATATGAGAATGAAGGGCACAGAGCACATAGCTATCCCCCTGGCCCTTATTCTCCTGGGGCAAAAGAGCTTCCAGCTTTTTCATAAAGGGCTTAAGAAGAGGACTGGCACCGGCAAAAAGTGCCCCCGGTAGGTTTTTAACCTCAGTCTTTGTCAGCTCATCCAGATCCCTTTTGTCAATCTCGATGGCTATCATAGAGAACCAAAGGACCTTACGAGATATATCTATATCGGGACGAATAAATTACGATTATAAAAAAATTTTCAAACTTATACTAAATTATTCTCCCTAAATTAATTATTTAACTCTATTTTGTAGTTGCTTTCGCAAGAATGGCAAAAAAACGGCTTTAATTTTTGAGGGATATCATCCCCTCAAAAAATCATCGTGATTATAAATTCCTAATCAGGCTTATTTTATCCTAAATAACCATCTAAATGCGAATATCAGCTGCATTTTGACTTATTATCTAAAGTATTAGTCTAAATAAGTAAAATTAAAAGACCAAGCCTTTCAAAACAAATTATTTATATCATTAAGTATTAGTGACCTGAAAAATATGGTGACGATTATGAGAGAGTCGACAGTAAAGATCCTGGATGACAAGGACATGGAATTCGTGGAGACGCTCCGCTCCCTTGGAGTGCCCCGAAACGTAGCAACCCTTATCACATTTCTGGCAAATGTGGATGAGGCCTCCTCAAGGGAGATAGAGATGGGCTCAGACCTCAGGCAGCCAGAGGTGAGCATTGCCATGAGAACCCTGCGCGACAACAACTGGATAGAGGAGAAGGAGATTAAACGCGAGGGCAAAGGAAGACCGATGAAGGTCTACTCATTGAAAGCAGGCATTGAAGAGGTCATAAAACATTTCGAGGAAGAGAAGCTGCATGAGTCCGCTCAGGCCATGGAGAGCATCCAGAGGCTCAAGCAGCTCATATCAACATAAATTATCCAGGATTCAATTATTGCTCGATCGGGGATGAGGATTTCAGATCTGCCTCTTAACTGGGGGAGATGAGAGCACCTCAACCTCTATTTTTGCTGCTATTCCCCGTCCAAGCGAGATCTTCGATCCGTTAAGCTCGATTACCACCGGTCCGCCAAAGGGATGGCAGGTTATTTTGCGCACACGGCTGCCTCTTCTTATTCCCATGGATTCAAACCTCCTCTCCCAGCCATACTCACCGTTCACGGAATGAATCTCCAGGGTCTGATTACAGGGGGCCCTTGAGAGCTCAATGTATCTCATCTCCGATCATCCACCTCGTCGCCATCACCTCCAGAACACGGATAAATCTTGCGCAGCGATCATCCTTTCGCAATCCTTCTCTTCCCAATCAATTGCATCATAATCGCACATTCACCCCATTCTTCCTTAGATATGTCTTGACGTCTCTGATGCTGCATTCCTGGAAGTGGAAGATGCTGGCCGCTAAAGCTGCAGAGGCATCGGTCTTTTGGAAGACCTCCAGCATATGCTCGGGATTTGCGCATCCCCCCGAGGCGATCACAGGCACCCGGACCATTCTCGCCACAGCAGCGGTGAGGGGTATGTCAAATCCAAGCTTGGTGCCGTCTCTGTCCATGCTGGTGAGAAGGATCTCTCCTGCTCCCAGGGAGACGGCCTTTTTGGCCCAGTCGATGGCGTCAATTCCGGTGAACTCCCTGCCGCCATAATAGGAGCATTCAAACCAGCAGGGCCCCTCTTCCGTCTGTACCATATTCCGGCCATCCTCCTGGGAATAGCGCCTTTTGGCATCTATGGCTAAAACCACGGCCTGATTTCCATATCTACCGGCGATCTCGCTGATGAGATCCGGTCGCTTTAGGGCGGAGGTGTTAACGGTGACCTTATCCGCACCAGCGTTGAAGACCTCCCTTGATTGCGCCAGGCTGCTTATCCCCCCGCCCACGGCCAGGGGCACAAAAACCGAGAGCGATGTCTTCTTTATCACACTGGTCATTGTCTCCCGCCGGTCACTGGATGCAGTTATATCCAAAAAGACGATCTCATCCGCACCATCCTGATAGTACTGATCGGCCAGCTCCCAGGGGACTCCGGCATATCTGATCTGCTTGAACTCAATTCCCTTGACCACTCTGCCTCCGGGGACTCCCAGGTCGCAGTCCAGGCAGGGAATGATCCTTCTAGCTAGCATATGGTAGACCTCACGAAGTTCTTCAGGATTCTAAGGCCCTTTGGCCCTGATTTCTCGGGATGAAACTGGGTGGCAAAGAGGTTATCCTTATGGACCGCAGCTGCCAATTCCACTCCATGATCTGTGGTGGCGGCTATAACCGATTTGTCCCTCGGCTGGCCGTAGTAGGAATGGACGAAGTAGAACATGTCCCCCTCACTGATGCCATCAAAAATCTCCACCCGGTGCTTGATGTATAGGCTGTTCCAGCCCATCTGGGGAATCATCACTCCATCCGGCAGGCGCACAACCTTTCCCTCTATCCAGCCCAGACCCGGCGCGCCCGGACTCTCCTCGCTCTCCTGGAAGAGCACCTGCATGCCAACGCATATGCCCAGCATCGGCACTCCCTCTTGGAAGCATGATAAGAGCGAGTCTGAGAATCGAGAGAGCTGATTCATGCAGCTGCCAAAGGCCCCCACACCCGGGACAACTATGCCCTTCGCCCCGGCCAACTCCCCTGGATCGCGGGCAATCTTGGGATTGCCGCCCACATACTCCAGGGCGTTGTATATGGAAAATAGGTTTCCCATTCCATAATCCACTATGATTATACTCATCTGCGTCTTCCTTCTCGCTATGGCGCGATTTTATTTGGCGCCATTAATATCTCTATTTGCGATCCTTTCATATCTTTTCATAAGCCTGTTGGCTCGGCGGAACGTATATTCCTGCGAGGTACCATACCCTGCAGGGGGCAAGGATTATGAACTTTCATAGTAAATTTTTTAAGATTATTTATGATTTCTTCACAATTTCGCATTCATATAGCTTCATATCAACTCAATTCGTCCGTTATTTCTCTATTTCTTATCTGCAATTTAATTATAGCAAATCTTTAAATAGGCCGACAACTCAATTCCGCCCTTCTCCATCACTTAAAAACTTGACCCATAATACTTAAATAGGGAACGATGGACACCTCCCTCCACCAGGTCATAAAAATTAAGATTCGGGAAAATACTTAATGGAGATGCAATATAATGACCAAATCGAATCCTTTTGAGATAGCTCAAAAACAGCTTGATGATTGTGCCAAGATCCTAAACCTCGATCCTGGAGTGCATGAGTTCCTCCGCCACCCCAGGCGAGAGTTTCACGTATCGATTCCCGTGCGCATGGATGACGGCAGCATAAAGATCTTCCAGGGATACAGGGTTCAGTATAACGATGCTCTGGGCCCCTGCAAGGGCGGCATAAGATACCATCCGGATGAGACCATTGATACCGTGAGGGCTCTAGCTGCCTGGATGACCTGGAAGACCTCCCTTCTCGGCCTGCCCCTGGGCGGAGGCAAAGGTGGAGTGATCTGCAATCCCAAGGAGCTCTCCACTGGGGAGCAGGAGAGGCTCTGTCGGGGCTATGTGGATATGGTCTGGCAGAACATTGGACCGGAGAGGGACGTTCCTGCGCCGGACGTCTACACCACTCCTCAGATGATGGCCTGGATGATGGACGAGTACTCAAAATTGACCGGCTCGAACAACTTTGGTTGCATTACCGGCAAGCCTCTGTGCGTGGGCGGCTCCTGTGGCAGAAGCGATGCCACTGCCCGGGGAGGCATGTATGCTCTGAGGGAGGCGGCAAGGGAATTAGGAATTGATCTCTCCCGGGCCACAATTGCCATTCAAGGGTACGGTAATGCCGGCAGCTATGCACACAGCCTGGCCAAGGAGCTTTTCGGCAGCAAGGTTGTCGCGGTGAGCGACTCCAAGGGGGGAGCATTCAATCCGGCAGGAATAGAGCCGGCGGAGGCATCAAGCGTCAAGGCGGAGACCTGTACCGTGGCCAGCATACCCGATGCCAAGAGGATAAGCAATGAGGAGCTCCTGGAGCTCAATGTGGACATTCTCATTGTCGCCGCTCTGGAGAACGTGATCACCAAGGAGAATGCTGGAAATATCAAGGCCAAGATCATCTTGGAGCTGGCCAATGGTCCCACCACACCGGAGGCAGATGAGATCCTCTTCAATAACAAGGTGCATGTCATCCCCGACTTCCTGGCCAATGCCGGCGGAGTCACCGTCTCCTACTTTGAGATGGTACAGAACATCATGCGCTACTGCTGGTCATTCGAAGAGGTCTATCAAAGGTTGGACGAGAGGATGACCATGGCCTACCAGGGAGTATTGGCCGCCTCCAGACAGTACAATATCAACATGCGTCAGGCAGCCTACACTGTGGCCGTGGCCAGGGTGGTCGATGCCATGAAGACCCGCGGCTGGGTTTAAAGGAGAGACGAGCTTACCTCTGAACAGTCAGATAAGCAGATAAAAATAGGTCCTTTGCATCCTCCGAGCAAGAAGCCCGGAATGATTGCAGAGGCCTACAATCTTTATTTGGTCATCATTTGGTCTTTTGATCTTTGCTGGATTGGGGATTCATCTTTTTGAAATGGATATAGATTTCCTGGGATGAGTTTTGCTCTCTTTATAGGAGGGTTGGGCAAAGTCGATCTCTAACGAGGTAGGAGGAAAATTGGCCGTAATGGTTGTGGTCGACTTTTGCCCGCTAATTGCTCGTCATTCAACGATATAAATGTATGGTGCAGATTCCTGGAAATCCTGGTATTCGAGTACGGTCCATGCACCTGCTACATGCTTCTCCTGCTGCAGCAATCGCTTTCTTCAAGCTCGCAATTCATCCGAATCCTGCTGAGAAAATCAATGGCTCTTCGCTGAATGATGTGAGTGAGGTCAGGCAGAGATTATAGCCTCTGTTCCTCTGTGCCTCTGTGGTTGGGTCAGTGCATCGCGGTTCACCACAGAAGCACCGAGAATTTCTGATTCAGTCCACCCACACTAAATAGCGAGGAGCCAAATCAATCATAATATGTCACGAACCTCTTACGGCTTGCCTGCACTCTGCCCCGACCCCCCGGTGTTGAGGGAGCCTCATTGGCTGCGGCGGAGTCCACTGAAAAACAGCCTGCATGGATTAATATTGGCCTTAATCCCGTCTGGATCCGAGAAACAGAATAAAGCAATGCGCCCTTACATATAAATGGGAACTTCCCATTTGTTCTGCTTATCCTTGGGAGCATTCTTCTTTGACCATGCCGGATAAACTAAGATATTGCCTTGCTCATCCTCTTCATTGACCATCTGCTCATTTTCTTCCTTTTCCTCTTTCTCTGCCATTTTGAATCCCTCTCGGATCGTGACAGCCTATCGATGATCCATTCCTCGCCCAAGCATTTATTAGTTTTGAAGATAGATATAGATCAATTCAATTCATAGGTGAAGTGAATGAAATTCCTCTCCCGGGCAGTCAAGGTCATAAAGAGGACCAAGAGCGTAAAGTCCATTCGTTTCGAAAAGCCGGAACATTTCAGCTATCTTCCCGGCCAGTGGACTTTTCTGATCTTCGGCGATGGGCCAGAGCGGATCATGAAACCTTTATCCTTCTCAAGCAGCCCTACAGAAGACCATCTGGAGGTCACAAAAAAGCTGACCGGCCTGAGGTTCTCAGAGCTTATAGACGATTTGGAGGTTGGAGACACACTTTCACTGGACGGGCCTTATGGGAGCTTCTCTTTTCTGGGCGAGCACGATAAGGTCTGCATGCTATCCGGCGGGATAGGAATCACACCCTTGCGCAGCATGATCAAATTCTGTACCGATAAGAAAACGAGCACAGACATATCCCTCCTCTACTCCAACCGAAATGAGGATGAGATCCCCTTTTATGATGACCTGATGCCGATGCAGAGGGCCAATCCCCGTCTTGTGGTCAATATGACCATCACCAATCCCAGCCCCGCCTGGAGAGGCCTATCGGGGCGGTTGAACGGAGAGATGATAAAGAGCACTGTGCCCCAATGGGCAGAGAGGATCTACTATGTCAGCGGCCCCCAGCCGATGGTCGAATCTATGACCGCCCTCTTAACGGAGATTGGACTTGACCCGAGTCAAATTAAGCATGAATACTTCAGCGGGTACAATAGATCGAACGCGGGAGAAGAGCTGGTGGGATAGAATCTATTTTATCTTTTCCCTTCCTCCTCCTTCTCCCTTATCCGGGAATTAATCACCCGGTCCGACCTCTGCAGGGCCTCATGGGTCCCGCCATAATGAAGGGCAGCCTCTCTCATCATCTGCTTGAAGCCCTCCATATCTCCATCATCCGTTTTTTCGCACAGCCGCATGCACTCCGACACAAAGGCCTGCCGGGCAGCCGCCGCTTTGGGATTCATCTGAATGGAGGCATAAAGCTCAGGATTCTGGTCCAGGATTCTGCCCACAAAGTCGATCATTATCTCATAAACCGGAGACATGAACCGGTGCGACCTCTGCACATCAAAATCCAGAGCCTTCAGTGCCGCCCCGATGCTGATATAGGCGAAGTGGGTGAGCGCCTGCACTACGGCCATGGTCTCGTCATGCTCTTCTGCCTCCAGAATCTCGATCTTGGCTCCATCCGATTCGAAGAGGGACCTGATCACTCCAAGCCACTTTCCCGTCTTCCCCTCCACCGGGGTGAAGATGATCGTCTGGCCAAAGAGTGAGGGCATGGTGGGCCCGAACATGGGATGAGTGCCCAGTGCTTCCACCCCCTTGGGAGCGTAAGTCTTCATCGCCCTCACCGGCCCGGACTTGACCGAGGTCACATCCATGATCAGGCTGCCTGAATGCATGCGTGGGGCAACCTGACGTATCACTTCCACCGTCTTCTCGATGAGCACGCTCACCAAGACCACATCGCTCTCTTCCACCTCAGCCATCATATCATGGGCATAGCGCACTCCCAGACGTTCGGCTACCTCCACCTTCCCGCTCGGCCCCCAGATGGCCACCTCCCATCCTTTTGATTTGAAATAGCGAGCAAACCAGGAACCCGTCTCCCCAGTTCCGCCCAATATCAGTATGCGCACCATCTTCCCTCCCTCATCCGAGATCTCCTTATCTTCATCACCTGCTCTTCCTCTGCCTTCGCTCCTCCAGGCTCTCCCTGACCGCCCTCTCCATCACATCTGCTGGAGCCTTCCTGCCCGTCCAGATCTCAAAGGCCCTTGCCCCCTGATAGACCAGCATCATCACTCCATCGATGGCCGCTGCACCAATGGACCGAGCATCCCAAAGAAGCTCCGTCTCCCGGTTATACACGATATCAAAGACGACATGATGGCTCTTTAAGAGACGGCTATCTATTATCCTCCCATCCCCCTCTCTCATCCCCACCGAGGTGGCATTGATGATAACATCCGCCTGGCGTACCAGGGGTTCCAGATCACACAGGCAGTAGCTTATGCCGCCCACAGAGGCAGCCAGCTCATGAGCCCTCTTTAGGTTCCGGTTCGCTATGGAGACCTCCGCTCCCTCCCGATCCAGAGCATAAGCTATCGCCCTTGCCGCACCTCCTGCGCCAATCAATAAAACCCGGCTGCCTTTGACCTTGACTCCAGCATCCTGCAGAGCCGATAAAGCCCCCCAACCATCGGTATTGTAGCCCTGTATTCTGTTCTTTCCTTTCTCTTCCCCCGCCTCTCCAGAAAAGGATATGGTGTTTACCGCTCCAATCGCTCTGGCCAGATCATCTGCCTCCAGAAAATCCAGGCTCAAAGCCTCCTCCTTGAGAGGAATGGTCAAATTCAGTCCGCCAAATCCCATAGCATCTGCTCCAATGACTGCATCTTTAAGCCTGGACCGGCTGACGCGAAAGGCATGATAGCATCCATCCATGCCCAGGGCCCGAAAGGCGGCATTCTGCATGGCTGGAGAGAGGCTGTGCTCGATTGGATCGCCAAAGATTCCGAAGATCTTCATTTTTTCATGTGCTCCTATGATCCAGATTCTCGGCCTGACTTATTGACCGGGTGCTTTTGATGCTCTAGAGGATATTCCAGATATGCAGCACATACCAGACAACTCCTCCCGCAATGGCTCCAAAGGCAGTAGCTGCCAGGTTCACCCCGTTATTGCTCAGGGTGCCCCGGCTCTGCAGGGTCGCTCCCAGCAAGCTGTCGAAGTTGGTGCCCAGGAATCCAGCAGCTGTCCCGATAACGATTCCTAAGAGTCCAGTCATCCCGCTGATCGCGGCCAAAATGCTGATGATCAGTGCGCCGAGCAGCGATGCCCCCTCGCCAAGCAGCGTCACCCCTCCATCCACACCCGGCTCAGTCTCCTTAAGAGTGGTAATCATCCTGGGCTTGGAGCTGCTGGTCTCTCCAATCTCGCTGGCCAGGGTATCGCCATTGGCCGTGGCCACAGATCCGATGAAGGCGTATACGAATAGGTCGTTTCCGTAGATGCCATAGAATACTGCCATGGCCAGCGGTACCAGGCTGTTGCTAAAGACGTTCTTGTAGCCTCGCGCTCCTCCATGTGACTGGGCTATCCCTAGCTTCTCCTTTTTAGCATATCCGTAACGAGTGAAACCGCCACCCATGAGATAAAAGATCAAAAGAAGCAAAAACCAGCTCAAGCCAGCGAAGATTATAACCAGAAAACCGACTATGGTCTCGCTGATCACGGCAGATATGTCCGCCGCTTTAGCCCAGTAAGCGCCCACTCCTAAAATGAGGGCGAAAAGGCATATGAGTATGATTGTATGCAGCTCCGGGAATGGATAGCGGAAGGAGAAGAGCCACATCACCATGGCGGTTCCGAAGGGAACGGCAAAGTCTCTCATCCTGGATGCCTGATTTAGAAATGTGCCGGAAAGACCACCCAGGACCGCAAGGAACATAGCGCTCTCCTTGGGAATAGTACCCGCGGAGATCCAGATCGCGAGGGGATAGCCCAGAGCTACAGTAATGAGAAGATGAGCTATGCTTCCTGTTAAGGAACTAAACCTCAGATAGCCCAATGAGGCAAAGGTGGAGGCCATAAAAGAGATGGCGATAACATACAAAGGAAGATCGATGCTCATCTGGGCGAGAACAGGCCTAATGATCAGGAGAAAACCCAGGGTTGCCGCAAGCAAACGGGTGCTCTTCTCCATAAAAAAAGCCGCCGCCAGAGCAACTACTGTGAACGGCCAGGCATAAGGCAGAAGCAATACCATAAGTCCTATGGCCAGCCTGGAGGCGTTCTCGCGGTTCATGCAGTACAAACCAGTTTCATCGCAAAAATACTTTGCCTATGGAAAACCAGTGATGAATTGATGATTCACCGCCTGTATGAAAAGCTCCTAGAGATGCGCATATCCAAGGCCAACCTCCCTGGCTGCATTGCCATAGTCCTCAGCTCAGGGGATCTATTTGATGAGGGCCTGGATAAGCTGAGGGATATCATCGAATGGAGCAGATCGATGGGTCTTGCCTCACTCGTCCTTTACATAAATGATAACGAGCCCACACTCTGCCAGAAGATCGCAGACACTCTGCGGAGCTCTCCCGCTCAAATCTCTCTGCACACAGCAGATGCAGATCTGCTTACAGGTTCCGGCGGGAGGATGAGGGTTACCGTCTCTTTAGGATATGGGGGCAAAAGAGAGGTGACTGAGGCTTTCCGAGATCTTCTCAGTGAGGTGGAAGAGGGAAGGCTGATTCCGGAGGATATAGATGAAAAGGCAATAGAATCCCGTCTTCGCTTCAGCCAGAAGCCCGATCTGGTGATAAGGGCGGGAGGAAAGCAGCTGAGCGACTTC
Proteins encoded in this window:
- a CDS encoding undecaprenyl diphosphate synthase family protein; this translates as MIHRLYEKLLEMRISKANLPGCIAIVLSSGDLFDEGLDKLRDIIEWSRSMGLASLVLYINDNEPTLCQKIADTLRSSPAQISLHTADADLLTGSGGRMRVTVSLGYGGKREVTEAFRDLLSEVEEGRLIPEDIDEKAIESRLRFSQKPDLVIRAGGKQLSDFMIWQSAYSELYFTDVNWLRLRKIDFLRAIRDYQGRERRFGR
- a CDS encoding TIGR00297 family protein, producing MNRENASRLAIGLMVLLLPYAWPFTVVALAAAFFMEKSTRLLAATLGFLLIIRPVLAQMSIDLPLYVIAISFMASTFASLGYLRFSSLTGSIAHLLITVALGYPLAIWISAGTIPKESAMFLAVLGGLSGTFLNQASRMRDFAVPFGTAMVMWLFSFRYPFPELHTIILICLFALILGVGAYWAKAADISAVISETIVGFLVIIFAGLSWFLLLLIFYLMGGGFTRYGYAKKEKLGIAQSHGGARGYKNVFSNSLVPLAMAVFYGIYGNDLFVYAFIGSVATANGDTLASEIGETSSSKPRMITTLKETEPGVDGGVTLLGEGASLLGALIISILAAISGMTGLLGIVIGTAAGFLGTNFDSLLGATLQSRGTLSNNGVNLAATAFGAIAGGVVWYVLHIWNIL